From the Microbacterium sp. W4I4 genome, one window contains:
- a CDS encoding response regulator transcription factor, producing the protein MGRRILVVEDDDGIAVPLLRTLDREGYDVERVAAGAAALERAGDDVDLVVLDLGLPDMDGLDVCRRLREQDFSGGIIILTARDGELDRVVGLDVGADDYIAKPFALAELLARMRALLRRSAGAAATARAEVSAAHSAAPAAERTLVVDVDSRRALTGGRELPLSTKEFDLLAQLDLRRGSVVTRERLMDEVWDENWFGSTKTLDVTMARLRQKLEESGADVRITTLRGVGFRLDEGSTPDSGTASDKGSASDKGAASDKGMADA; encoded by the coding sequence GTGGGGCGACGAATCCTGGTTGTGGAAGACGACGACGGCATCGCGGTGCCGCTGCTGCGCACCCTCGACCGCGAGGGGTACGATGTGGAGCGGGTGGCCGCAGGTGCCGCGGCGCTCGAGCGTGCCGGCGACGACGTCGATCTGGTCGTGCTGGATCTGGGTCTGCCCGACATGGACGGCCTCGACGTGTGCCGGAGGCTGCGCGAGCAGGACTTCTCCGGGGGCATCATCATCCTCACCGCCCGCGACGGCGAGCTGGACCGCGTGGTCGGACTCGACGTCGGCGCCGACGACTACATCGCCAAGCCGTTCGCCCTGGCCGAGCTGCTCGCTCGGATGCGGGCACTGCTGCGCCGCAGCGCCGGTGCGGCCGCCACGGCCCGCGCCGAGGTATCCGCCGCGCATTCCGCAGCGCCGGCCGCCGAGCGCACCCTCGTCGTCGATGTCGACTCGCGCCGCGCGCTCACCGGCGGACGCGAACTGCCGCTGAGCACGAAGGAGTTCGACCTGCTCGCCCAGCTCGACCTGCGCCGCGGCTCCGTGGTCACACGGGAGCGGCTGATGGACGAGGTCTGGGACGAGAACTGGTTCGGATCCACCAAGACGCTGGACGTCACCATGGCCCGCCTGAGGCAGAAGCTCGAGGAATCCGGGGCGGACGTGCGGATCACCACGCTGCGCGGAGTGGGCTTCCGGCTCGACGAGGGCTCGACGCCTGACAGCGGCACGGCCTCCGACAAGGGCTCAGCGTCCGACAAGGGTGCAGCGTCCGACAAGGGCATGGCGGATGCGTAA
- a CDS encoding Ig-like domain-containing protein, translating to MIGTTLRNTALAALACLLIAVSALNGTQFSSAMYTAQSSNVSSTASAAADWTPPTVDVVDPGTALKGSVTITANAADAETGVASVMLQMQATGAGTWTTLCTSTTAPYRCTWNTTAVADGSYDLRAVAVDRAGYSTTSATVRTTVSNAFGVTLTDPGEVLRGTVALGATLHNANLLGLYSVRFEYSVAGTGSWKSLPGCLNLLGSASCSSTWMTTSVASGGYDLRAVASPVLNPATVVYSPVLTDVIIDNVAPTVVMTDPSTPLSGTVTLSATASDADSGIATVTLQYAPNGTSTWTTICTSTQAPFSCRFNTTVLARGAYSFRAIAADLAGNSTTSAIVANRMVDNTISSVSVEDPGAYLAGTSTITAVANSTAGVTSVTVQYAPSGTSGWATICTPTQSPYTCGWNTTTVVDGLYDLRAVLLDGTGKQTVSAVVSGRRIDNTPVRGLDVQTANTTGIAGRLDTGDRITFTFSKTMSTNSILAGWNGTATATTLRLRDGGLLGTGSAGDTVDLLAGSTSVRLGSVNLRGDYVKSGKSSTTNATMVATTTTVNGAPVTVVTVTVGTLISGGALRTATTTNTMVWSPSGSATDLSGTACSTAPVSETGALDREF from the coding sequence ATGATCGGCACCACGCTGCGCAACACGGCACTGGCCGCGCTGGCCTGCCTGCTCATCGCCGTCTCCGCTCTCAACGGCACGCAGTTCTCCTCCGCCATGTACACCGCGCAGTCGTCGAACGTGTCGAGCACCGCATCCGCCGCCGCCGACTGGACGCCCCCGACGGTCGACGTCGTCGACCCCGGCACGGCCCTCAAGGGCTCGGTCACCATCACCGCGAACGCCGCCGATGCCGAGACCGGCGTGGCGAGCGTGATGCTGCAGATGCAGGCGACCGGCGCCGGCACCTGGACCACGCTGTGCACGAGCACCACCGCCCCGTACCGCTGCACCTGGAACACCACCGCCGTCGCCGACGGGTCGTACGACCTGCGCGCGGTCGCCGTCGACCGCGCGGGCTACTCCACCACCTCGGCGACCGTGCGCACAACGGTCAGCAACGCCTTCGGTGTGACGCTGACCGATCCCGGCGAGGTGCTGCGCGGCACCGTCGCGCTCGGGGCCACCCTGCACAACGCGAACCTGCTCGGGTTGTACTCCGTACGCTTCGAGTACTCGGTCGCCGGCACCGGAAGCTGGAAGAGCCTGCCCGGCTGCCTGAACCTGCTGGGCTCGGCATCCTGCTCCTCGACCTGGATGACCACCTCCGTCGCCAGCGGCGGGTACGACCTGCGGGCGGTGGCCAGCCCCGTGCTGAACCCGGCGACCGTCGTCTACTCGCCGGTCCTCACCGACGTCATCATCGACAACGTCGCACCGACCGTCGTGATGACGGACCCGAGCACGCCGCTCAGCGGCACGGTGACGCTCAGTGCGACGGCATCCGACGCCGACTCCGGCATCGCCACGGTCACCCTGCAGTACGCACCCAACGGCACCTCCACCTGGACCACGATCTGCACGTCGACCCAGGCGCCGTTCTCGTGCCGCTTCAACACCACCGTCCTCGCACGCGGCGCCTACTCCTTCCGCGCGATCGCCGCCGACCTCGCCGGCAACAGCACCACCTCGGCGATCGTCGCGAACCGGATGGTCGACAACACGATCTCGTCGGTCTCGGTCGAGGACCCGGGCGCCTACCTGGCCGGCACGTCGACGATCACGGCGGTCGCGAACTCCACCGCCGGAGTGACCTCGGTCACCGTCCAGTACGCGCCTTCCGGCACGAGCGGCTGGGCCACGATCTGCACGCCGACCCAATCCCCCTACACCTGCGGCTGGAACACCACGACCGTCGTCGACGGACTGTACGACCTCCGGGCCGTGCTCCTCGACGGCACGGGCAAGCAGACCGTCTCGGCCGTCGTGAGCGGCCGCCGCATCGACAACACGCCGGTGCGCGGCCTGGACGTGCAGACGGCGAACACCACCGGTATCGCCGGACGCCTCGACACCGGCGACCGGATCACCTTCACCTTCAGCAAGACCATGTCGACCAACAGCATCCTCGCCGGGTGGAACGGCACCGCGACCGCGACGACCCTGCGCCTGCGCGACGGCGGCCTGCTGGGAACCGGCAGCGCCGGCGACACCGTCGACCTGCTGGCGGGGAGCACCTCGGTGCGCCTGGGCTCGGTCAATCTGCGCGGCGACTACGTGAAGTCCGGCAAGAGCTCCACCACCAACGCCACGATGGTCGCGACCACCACCACCGTGAACGGCGCACCAGTCACGGTCGTCACCGTCACCGTCGGAACACTGATCAGCGGCGGGGCGCTGCGCACCGCGACCACCACCAACACCATGGTCTGGTCCCCGTCAGGATCGGCCACCGACCTCTCGGGCACGGCGTGCTCGACGGCACCCGTCTCGGAGACCGGCGCCCTGGACAGGGAATTCTGA